The sequence below is a genomic window from Shinella sp. PSBB067.
CCAGGCCGTCTTCCGCACGCTGATGGACTGCATGGCCCGCCCCGGCACGATCGGTCAGATGGCCGCGACCGTCATGCCGCCGGCGCCCCTGACGGCCGCTGCCGGCGCCGTGGCGCTGACGCTCTGCGACCATGACACGCCCGTCTGGCTGACGCCGACGCTCAAAGCCTCGCCGCTGCCCGGCTGGCTGGCCTTCCATGCCGGCGCGACCGTGACCGAGGAGCGCCAGAGCGCCCGCTTCGCCTTCGTGGAGAAGGGCGCGATGCTGCCCAATCTCTGCCTCTTCGCGCAGGGCACGCAGGAATATCCCGATCGCTCGACGACGCTGGTCGTCGAGATCGAGGGTTTCGAAGGCGGCCGTCCGATGGTCCTGACGGGGCCGGGTATCCGCACCCGGGAGGAAACCGCGCCGGTCGGCCTGCCGGACATGTTCCCGCATTTCTGGACGGAGAACCGCCAGGGCTTCCCGCGCGGCGTCGACCTCGTCCTCGTGGCCGGCGACCGGGTCCTCTGCCTGCCGCGCACCACCGTCGTCCATGTCAAGGAGGCGTGAGCCATGTATGTTGCCGTCAAGGGTGGCGAAGCCGCCATTTC
It includes:
- the phnH gene encoding phosphonate C-P lyase system protein PhnH codes for the protein MTLDTLPFAGGFQEPVFEAQAVFRTLMDCMARPGTIGQMAATVMPPAPLTAAAGAVALTLCDHDTPVWLTPTLKASPLPGWLAFHAGATVTEERQSARFAFVEKGAMLPNLCLFAQGTQEYPDRSTTLVVEIEGFEGGRPMVLTGPGIRTREETAPVGLPDMFPHFWTENRQGFPRGVDLVLVAGDRVLCLPRTTVVHVKEA